A genomic stretch from Seriola aureovittata isolate HTS-2021-v1 ecotype China chromosome 13, ASM2101889v1, whole genome shotgun sequence includes:
- the klc1a gene encoding kinesin light chain 1 isoform X6, with the protein MREDMSTMVCVKEEEDPGEKLSQDEIISRTKQVIQGLEALKQEHHSILEGLLGTLRCLKQDEEGVLVEEKSHMIRKSLEMLELGLSEAQVMMALSSHLSSVESEKQKLRAQVRRLCQENQWLRDELAGTQQKLQKSEQSVAQLEEEKKHLEFMNQLKKYDEDLSPSEEKDSDSSKETLDDLFPDDQDDQAPGIQPAHGSAAAAAAQQGGYEIPARLRTLHNLVIQYASQGRYEVAVPLCKQALEDLEKTSGHDHPDVATMLNILALVYRDQNKYKEAANLLNDALAIREKTLGRDHPAVAATLNNLAVLYGKRGKYKEAEPLCKRALEIREKVLGKDHPDVAKQLNNLALLCQNQGKYEEVEYYYMRALEIYQTKLGPDDPNVAKTKNNLASCYLKQSKFKQAETLYKEILTRAHEREFGSVDDENKPIWMHAEEREEQSKGKQKDGSPFGEYGGWYKACKVDSPTVTTTLKNLGALYRRQGKFEAAETLEEAAMRSRKQGLDNVHKQRVAEVLSEPEAREKQRSRESLTSDTVKYESGPDGGEEVSMSVEWNGDGSGSLKRSGSFSKLRASIRRSSEKLVRKLKGGGSSRDSEPKNPGNEIIV; encoded by the exons ATGCGTGAGGACATGTCCACCATGGTGTGcgtgaaggaggaggaggaccctGGGGAGAAGCTGTCCCAGGATGAGATCATCTCCCGGACCAAGCAGGTGATCCAGGGGCTGGAGGCCCTGAAGCAGGAGCACCACTCCATCCTGGAGGGCCTGCTGGGCACGCTGCGCTGCCTGAAGCAGGATGAGGAGGGCGTCCTGGTGGAGGAGAAGTCCCACATGATCCGCAAGTCCCTGGAGATGCTGGAACTCGGGCTGAGCGAGGCACAG GTGATGATGGCGCTGTCGAGCCATCTGAGCTCGGTGGAGTCGGAGAAACAAAAGCTCCGAGCTCAGGTACGCCGGCTCTGCCAGGAGAACCAGTGGCTGAGGGACGAGCTGGCCGGGACGCAGCAGAAGCTGCAGAAGAGCGAGCAGAGCGTGgcccagctggaggaggagaagaagcacCTGGAGTTCATGAACCAGCTGAAGAAGTACGACGAGGACCTGTCTCCATCT GAGGAGAAGGACTCTGACTCCAGTAAAGAGACTCTGGACGATCTTTTCCCGGATGACCAGGATGACCAAGCCCCAGGCA TCCAGCCGGCTCATGGCAGCGCTGCAGCAGCGGCTGCCCAGCAGGGAGGTTATGAGATCCCAGCTCGTCTGAGGACCCTCCACAACCTGGTGATCCAGTACGCCTCCCAGGGCAGGTATGAGGTGGCTGTGCCTCTCTGCAAACAGGCCCTGGAGGACCTGGAGAAGACCTCTGGACACGACCACCCAGATGTGGCCACCATGCTCAACATCCTAGCCCTCGTTTACAG GGATCAGAACAAATACAAGGAAGCAGCCAACCTGCTGAATGATGCTCTGGCCATTAGGGAGAAGACTCTCGGCAGGGACCATCCAGCT GTTGCTGCCACCCTCAATAACCTGGCTGTCCTGTATGGGAAGAGAGGGAAGTACAAGGAAGCAGAGCCCCTGTGCAAGAGAGCGCTGGAGATCAGAGAAAAg GTGCTGGGGAAGGACCACCCAGATGTGGCCAAGCAGCTGAACAACCTGGCCCTGCTGTGTCAGAACCAGGGCAAGTATGAGGAGGTGGAGTACTACTACATGAGAGCGCTGGAGATCTACCAGACCAAACTGGGCCCCGACGACCCCAACGTGGCCAAGACCAAGAATAACCTG gcGTCTTGTTACCTGAAGCAGAGCAAGTTCAAGCAGGCTGAGACTCTCTATAAAGAAATCCTCACCCGCGCTCACGAGAGGGAGTTCGGCTCCGTTGACG ATGAGAACAAACCAATCTGGATGCatgctgaggagagagaggaacaaagCAAG GGGAAGCAGAAGGACGGCTCACCATTTGGAGAATATGGAGGCTGGTACAAAGCCTGTAAAGTCGACAG CCCCACGGTGACCACCACCCTGAAGAACCTGGGCGCCCTCTACAGGCGGCAGGGCAAGTTCGAGGCGGCAGAGACTCTGGAGGAAGCCGCCATGCGTTCCAGAAAGCAG ggTCTGGACAATGTGCACAAGCAGCGTGTGGCTGAGGTCCTGAGCGAGCCGGAGGCCCGCGAGAAGCAGCGTAGCCGCGAGAGTTTGACCTCTGACACGGTGAAGTACGAGAGCGGGCCGGACGGTGGCGAGGAAGTGAGTATGAGCGTGGAGTGGAACGGG GACGGCTCCGGCTCTCTGAAGAGGAGCGGCTCCTTCAGTAAACTGCGAGCGTCCATCCGTCGCAGCAGCGAGAAACTCGTCCGCAAGCTGAAAGGCGGCGGCTCGTCACGAGACAGTGAACCCAAAAACCCTGG
- the klc1a gene encoding kinesin light chain 1 isoform X5 has product MREDMSTMVCVKEEEDPGEKLSQDEIISRTKQVIQGLEALKQEHHSILEGLLGTLRCLKQDEEGVLVEEKSHMIRKSLEMLELGLSEAQVMMALSSHLSSVESEKQKLRAQVRRLCQENQWLRDELAGTQQKLQKSEQSVAQLEEEKKHLEFMNQLKKYDEDLSPSEEKDSDSSKETLDDLFPDDQDDQAPGIQPAHGSAAAAAAQQGGYEIPARLRTLHNLVIQYASQGRYEVAVPLCKQALEDLEKTSGHDHPDVATMLNILALVYRDQNKYKEAANLLNDALAIREKTLGRDHPAVAATLNNLAVLYGKRGKYKEAEPLCKRALEIREKVLGKDHPDVAKQLNNLALLCQNQGKYEEVEYYYMRALEIYQTKLGPDDPNVAKTKNNLASCYLKQSKFKQAETLYKEILTRAHEREFGSVDDENKPIWMHAEEREEQSKGKQKDGSPFGEYGGWYKACKVDSPTVTTTLKNLGALYRRQGKFEAAETLEEAAMRSRKQGLDNVHKQRVAEVLSEPEAREKQRSRESLTSDTVKYESGPDGGEEDGSGSLKRSGSFSKLRASIRRSSEKLVRKLKGGGSSRDSEPKNPGMKRASSLGVLNVADKAASDHYQERNNRLRNSRDLSASHTDLAR; this is encoded by the exons ATGCGTGAGGACATGTCCACCATGGTGTGcgtgaaggaggaggaggaccctGGGGAGAAGCTGTCCCAGGATGAGATCATCTCCCGGACCAAGCAGGTGATCCAGGGGCTGGAGGCCCTGAAGCAGGAGCACCACTCCATCCTGGAGGGCCTGCTGGGCACGCTGCGCTGCCTGAAGCAGGATGAGGAGGGCGTCCTGGTGGAGGAGAAGTCCCACATGATCCGCAAGTCCCTGGAGATGCTGGAACTCGGGCTGAGCGAGGCACAG GTGATGATGGCGCTGTCGAGCCATCTGAGCTCGGTGGAGTCGGAGAAACAAAAGCTCCGAGCTCAGGTACGCCGGCTCTGCCAGGAGAACCAGTGGCTGAGGGACGAGCTGGCCGGGACGCAGCAGAAGCTGCAGAAGAGCGAGCAGAGCGTGgcccagctggaggaggagaagaagcacCTGGAGTTCATGAACCAGCTGAAGAAGTACGACGAGGACCTGTCTCCATCT GAGGAGAAGGACTCTGACTCCAGTAAAGAGACTCTGGACGATCTTTTCCCGGATGACCAGGATGACCAAGCCCCAGGCA TCCAGCCGGCTCATGGCAGCGCTGCAGCAGCGGCTGCCCAGCAGGGAGGTTATGAGATCCCAGCTCGTCTGAGGACCCTCCACAACCTGGTGATCCAGTACGCCTCCCAGGGCAGGTATGAGGTGGCTGTGCCTCTCTGCAAACAGGCCCTGGAGGACCTGGAGAAGACCTCTGGACACGACCACCCAGATGTGGCCACCATGCTCAACATCCTAGCCCTCGTTTACAG GGATCAGAACAAATACAAGGAAGCAGCCAACCTGCTGAATGATGCTCTGGCCATTAGGGAGAAGACTCTCGGCAGGGACCATCCAGCT GTTGCTGCCACCCTCAATAACCTGGCTGTCCTGTATGGGAAGAGAGGGAAGTACAAGGAAGCAGAGCCCCTGTGCAAGAGAGCGCTGGAGATCAGAGAAAAg GTGCTGGGGAAGGACCACCCAGATGTGGCCAAGCAGCTGAACAACCTGGCCCTGCTGTGTCAGAACCAGGGCAAGTATGAGGAGGTGGAGTACTACTACATGAGAGCGCTGGAGATCTACCAGACCAAACTGGGCCCCGACGACCCCAACGTGGCCAAGACCAAGAATAACCTG gcGTCTTGTTACCTGAAGCAGAGCAAGTTCAAGCAGGCTGAGACTCTCTATAAAGAAATCCTCACCCGCGCTCACGAGAGGGAGTTCGGCTCCGTTGACG ATGAGAACAAACCAATCTGGATGCatgctgaggagagagaggaacaaagCAAG GGGAAGCAGAAGGACGGCTCACCATTTGGAGAATATGGAGGCTGGTACAAAGCCTGTAAAGTCGACAG CCCCACGGTGACCACCACCCTGAAGAACCTGGGCGCCCTCTACAGGCGGCAGGGCAAGTTCGAGGCGGCAGAGACTCTGGAGGAAGCCGCCATGCGTTCCAGAAAGCAG ggTCTGGACAATGTGCACAAGCAGCGTGTGGCTGAGGTCCTGAGCGAGCCGGAGGCCCGCGAGAAGCAGCGTAGCCGCGAGAGTTTGACCTCTGACACGGTGAAGTACGAGAGCGGGCCGGACGGTGGCGAGGAA GACGGCTCCGGCTCTCTGAAGAGGAGCGGCTCCTTCAGTAAACTGCGAGCGTCCATCCGTCGCAGCAGCGAGAAACTCGTCCGCAAGCTGAAAGGCGGCGGCTCGTCACGAGACAGTGAACCCAAAAACCCTGG CATGAAGCGAGCCAGCTCTCTGGGGGTTCTTAACGTGGCGGACAAGGCTGCGAGTGACCACTACCAA